Proteins from one Rosa chinensis cultivar Old Blush chromosome 7, RchiOBHm-V2, whole genome shotgun sequence genomic window:
- the LOC112180146 gene encoding protein LURP-one-related 17, whose product MKIVPFFTSLSRSVHEEQDDHDDQESKAGIDSSGPSGACTSISLTVWRKSLVISCKGFTVIDSNGDLVYRVDNYVGHPQEVTLMDGSGKSVLTMRRNKKFSLVESWFVYEGDVGDFFTARTTTAAAPKSWPVFCVRKNKNMLNANPTTLAHVYREASGSHKKCAYVIEGSYTHRSCKVLEEFSRNVVAEIKRKEANVGGVSYGLEVFHLVVHPGFDPGFAMALVLLLDQMF is encoded by the exons ATGAAGATTGTTCCTTTCTTCACATCTTTGTCAAGGTCGGTTCATGAAGAACAAGATGATCATGATGACCAGGAATCAAAAGCAGGTATCGATAGCAGTGGCCCTAGTGGGGCTTGCACATCGATATCATTAACAGTATGGAGAAAATCTCTTGTAATTAGCTGTAAAGGGTTCACAGTGATCGATTCCAATGGAGATCTGGTTTATCGGGTCGACAACTATGTCGGTCATCCTCAAGAAGTCACTCTCATGGATGGCTCTGGGAAATCGGTCCTCACAATGCGTCGTAACAAG AAGTTTAGTCTGGTAGAGAGCTGGTTCGTGTACGAAGGAGACGTGGGAGACTTTTTCACAGCAAGAACAACTACAGCAGCAGCACCAAAGAGTTGGCCAGTTTTTTGCGTgaggaagaacaagaacatgTTAAATGCCAATCCCACTACACTTGCCCATGTATATCGTGAAGCATCGGGTAGTCATAAAAAATGTGCTTATGTGATTGAAGGGTCTTACACGCATCGATCATGCAAGGTATTGGAGGAGTTCTCGAGGAATGTGGTGGCTGAGATTAAGAGGAAGGAAGCAAATGTTGGAGGAGTTTCTTATGGGCTGGAGGTTTTCCATTTGGTTGTGCATCCTGGATTTGATCCTGGATTTGCAATGGCGCTTGTGCTATTATTAGATCAAATGTTTTAA
- the LOC112177036 gene encoding uncharacterized protein LOC112177036 isoform X2, which yields MDSVELTYHMKGFLRAGVTVKELEPCDVGRLVSPELCSSSRSYKDVTVGSSKSESSKLDGQHRSYQGEDLSRHLHARGRNGFLLNHGIESVQLQRKSVKVSKTGSLPFKRPRLSQLEDSDSLTGVDGIKDMPDKLGSYLAKCNSADKTQLAKQKTKFTSKRGDKRNHKLPVKTKNDSFSVKAGLASFSSAAGGNNFFGVHGLKSDNHDVTKHVDDLPLNELLDGTYKHLSLGKDKGKKPVNVNDSFLHSIRKACSILQRPRSVQPQHNAELDSHSEMKMSSLPLGTAAVVANGVNGDKGESSITDLSSSNKVHDSCSRPDSPANPLDMPLSHPNYILERLDLPHHKDLESLLLDAMKPGLFSKSTPDPCSGKQMSRQASLPPFPWSNTSSWHCRSSSDTAKLSTSRGSCQGRWLKIERNTVTSLGIATSNFTDLESMTYDQSLVPSARLKMASSTDKISPTISVLPQCELDSSAPATCLNESYAVLDEHCSNILDAAQILCGMATNPFIRNPDGILRWSKKPSHKAMKARKLKAVEKPDDVYGSSIAVSGSDNLTRRSMDRMLMLPPKKPKLSLSDDRKDYNNFSSVRKEPISWSTPRSSRSLPSKSGKESIGSIRHSTSDVAKHSYMMPPPSKVPEKASHKRDKLRNLLTMEWSRGRDRPD from the exons ATGGATTCGGTTGAATTGACTTATCACATGAAAGGATTTCTCAGAGCTGGAGTTACAGTCAAGGAGCTGGAGCCTTGTGACGTCGGCCGGCTTGTAAGCCCGGAGCTGTGCAGCTCATCTCGAAGTTATAAAG ATGTAACAGTTGGTTCTTCAAAGTCTGAATCATCTAAGCTTGACGGTCAGCATCGCAGCTATCAGGGTGAAGACTTGTCCAGGCACCTTCATGCCAGGGGCAGAAATGGGTTTTTGTTAAATCATGGCATTGAAAGTGTACAATTACAACGGAAATCAGTGAAGGTGTCAAAAACAGGTAGTTTGCCTTTTAAGAGACCACGACTCAGTCAACTAGAAGATTCAGATAGCTTAACTGGAGTTGATGGGATAAAGGACATGCCAGATAAGCTCGGCTCATATCTTGCAAAGTGCAATTCTGCAG ATAAGACTCAATTGGCGAAACAAAAGACCAAATTTACAAGCAAGCGAGGTGATAAGAGAAATCACAAACTTCCTGTAAAGACTAAAAACGATTCCTTCTCTGTGAAGGCAGGTTTGGCAAGCTTCAGTTCGGCTGCTGGAGGGAACAATTTCTTTG GAGTACATGGCCTTAAGTCAGATAATCATGATGTTacaaagcatgtagatgatctGCCACTGAATGAGCTTCTTGATGGCACATACAAACATCTCAGTTTGGGTAAGGACAAAGGAAAGAAACCAGTGAATGTTAACGATAGTTTTTTGCATTCAATTAGAaaggcttgttctatccttcAGCGCCCGAGGTCTGTTCAGCCCCAACATAATGCTGAACTAGATAGCCATTCCGAAATGAAAATGTCATCTTTGCCGTTAGGCACAGCTGCTGTTGTAGCTAATGGTGTTAATGGTGATAAAGGAGAATCATCCATAACAGATCTGTCTTCATCTAACAAG GTACATGATTCTTGTAGCAGGCCTGATAGTCCTGCTAATCCCCTTGATATGCCATTAAGTCATCCTAATTATATTTTGGAACGCTTGGATCTTCCTCATCACAAGGATTTGGAATCTTTGCTTCTGGATGCCATGAAGCCTGGTTTATTTTCAAAAAGTACTCCTGATCCATGCTCAGGCAAGCAAATGTCTCGGCAAGCAAGTTTGCCACCTTTCCCGTGGTCAAATACTTCTAGTTGGCATTGTAGAAGCAGTTCGGATACAGCAAAATTGTCTACAAGTAGGGGCTCATGTCAAGGCCGATGGCTAAAAATAGAGAGGAATACTGTTACTTCATTGGGAATTGCCACTAGTAATTTTACTGACTTGGAGTCAATGACTTATGATCAGAGTCTAGTTCCTTCCGCAAGACTGAAAATGGCTTCTTCAACAGATAAAATTTCCCCAACCATATCTGTTCTACCTCAGTGTGAGTTGGATTCATCAGCTCCTGCAACCTGTTTGAATGAATCATATGCTGTTTTAG ATGAGCATTGTTCGAATATATTAGATGCTGCTCAAATACTTTGTGGCATGGCAACAAATCCCTTCATTCGAAATCCAGATGGAATCCTACGATGGTCAAAGAAGCCTTCACACAAGGCCATGAAAGCTCGCAAGTTGAAAGCAGTTGAGAAACCTGATGATGTATATGGATCATCAATTGCAGTATCTGGGTCTGACAATCTCACAAGAAGAAGCATGGACCGGATGCTGATGCTGCCCCCAAAGAAGCCCAAGCTCTCTTTGAGTGATGATAGAAAGGATTACAATAACTTCAGTAGCGTTAGGAAAGAACCAATAAGTTGGTCTACACCAAGATCAAGTAGGTCATTACCTAGCAAATCAGGTAAAGAATCAATTGGGAGTATTAGACATTCGACTTCTGATGTGGCGAAGCATTCATATATGATGCCCCCTCCTTCAAAGGTTCCGGAGAAGGCTTCCCATAAGCGAGACAAGTTGAGGAATTTATTGACAATGGAATGGAGCAGGGGAAGAGACCGGCCAGACTGA
- the LOC112177036 gene encoding uncharacterized protein LOC112177036 isoform X1 — MDSVELTYHMKGFLRAGVTVKELEPCDVGRLVSPELCSSSRSYKDVTVGSSKSESSKLDGQHRSYQGEDLSRHLHARGRNGFLLNHGIESVQLQRKSVKVSKTGSLPFKRPRLSQLEDSDSLTGVDGIKDMPDKLGSYLAKCNSADKTQLAKQKTKFTSKRGDKRNHKLPVKTKNDSFSVKAGLASFSSAAGGNNFFGVHGLKSDNHDVTKHVDDLPLNELLDGTYKHLSLGKDKGKKPVNVNDSFLHSIRKACSILQRPRSVQPQHNAELDSHSEMKMSSLPLGTAAVVANGVNGDKGESSITDLSSSNKVHDSCSRPDSPANPLDMPLSHPNYILERLDLPHHKDLESLLLDAMKPGLFSKSTPDPCSGKQMSRQASLPPFPWSNTSSWHCRSSSDTAKLSTSRGSCQGRWLKIERNTVTSLGIATSNFTDLESMTYDQSLVPSARLKMASSTDKISPTISVLPQCELDSSAPATCLNESYAVLDSGGKVNHSGNSNDEHCSNILDAAQILCGMATNPFIRNPDGILRWSKKPSHKAMKARKLKAVEKPDDVYGSSIAVSGSDNLTRRSMDRMLMLPPKKPKLSLSDDRKDYNNFSSVRKEPISWSTPRSSRSLPSKSGKESIGSIRHSTSDVAKHSYMMPPPSKVPEKASHKRDKLRNLLTMEWSRGRDRPD; from the exons ATGGATTCGGTTGAATTGACTTATCACATGAAAGGATTTCTCAGAGCTGGAGTTACAGTCAAGGAGCTGGAGCCTTGTGACGTCGGCCGGCTTGTAAGCCCGGAGCTGTGCAGCTCATCTCGAAGTTATAAAG ATGTAACAGTTGGTTCTTCAAAGTCTGAATCATCTAAGCTTGACGGTCAGCATCGCAGCTATCAGGGTGAAGACTTGTCCAGGCACCTTCATGCCAGGGGCAGAAATGGGTTTTTGTTAAATCATGGCATTGAAAGTGTACAATTACAACGGAAATCAGTGAAGGTGTCAAAAACAGGTAGTTTGCCTTTTAAGAGACCACGACTCAGTCAACTAGAAGATTCAGATAGCTTAACTGGAGTTGATGGGATAAAGGACATGCCAGATAAGCTCGGCTCATATCTTGCAAAGTGCAATTCTGCAG ATAAGACTCAATTGGCGAAACAAAAGACCAAATTTACAAGCAAGCGAGGTGATAAGAGAAATCACAAACTTCCTGTAAAGACTAAAAACGATTCCTTCTCTGTGAAGGCAGGTTTGGCAAGCTTCAGTTCGGCTGCTGGAGGGAACAATTTCTTTG GAGTACATGGCCTTAAGTCAGATAATCATGATGTTacaaagcatgtagatgatctGCCACTGAATGAGCTTCTTGATGGCACATACAAACATCTCAGTTTGGGTAAGGACAAAGGAAAGAAACCAGTGAATGTTAACGATAGTTTTTTGCATTCAATTAGAaaggcttgttctatccttcAGCGCCCGAGGTCTGTTCAGCCCCAACATAATGCTGAACTAGATAGCCATTCCGAAATGAAAATGTCATCTTTGCCGTTAGGCACAGCTGCTGTTGTAGCTAATGGTGTTAATGGTGATAAAGGAGAATCATCCATAACAGATCTGTCTTCATCTAACAAG GTACATGATTCTTGTAGCAGGCCTGATAGTCCTGCTAATCCCCTTGATATGCCATTAAGTCATCCTAATTATATTTTGGAACGCTTGGATCTTCCTCATCACAAGGATTTGGAATCTTTGCTTCTGGATGCCATGAAGCCTGGTTTATTTTCAAAAAGTACTCCTGATCCATGCTCAGGCAAGCAAATGTCTCGGCAAGCAAGTTTGCCACCTTTCCCGTGGTCAAATACTTCTAGTTGGCATTGTAGAAGCAGTTCGGATACAGCAAAATTGTCTACAAGTAGGGGCTCATGTCAAGGCCGATGGCTAAAAATAGAGAGGAATACTGTTACTTCATTGGGAATTGCCACTAGTAATTTTACTGACTTGGAGTCAATGACTTATGATCAGAGTCTAGTTCCTTCCGCAAGACTGAAAATGGCTTCTTCAACAGATAAAATTTCCCCAACCATATCTGTTCTACCTCAGTGTGAGTTGGATTCATCAGCTCCTGCAACCTGTTTGAATGAATCATATGCTGTTTTAG ACTCGGGAGGGAAGGTGAATCACTCAGGAAATAGTAATG ATGAGCATTGTTCGAATATATTAGATGCTGCTCAAATACTTTGTGGCATGGCAACAAATCCCTTCATTCGAAATCCAGATGGAATCCTACGATGGTCAAAGAAGCCTTCACACAAGGCCATGAAAGCTCGCAAGTTGAAAGCAGTTGAGAAACCTGATGATGTATATGGATCATCAATTGCAGTATCTGGGTCTGACAATCTCACAAGAAGAAGCATGGACCGGATGCTGATGCTGCCCCCAAAGAAGCCCAAGCTCTCTTTGAGTGATGATAGAAAGGATTACAATAACTTCAGTAGCGTTAGGAAAGAACCAATAAGTTGGTCTACACCAAGATCAAGTAGGTCATTACCTAGCAAATCAGGTAAAGAATCAATTGGGAGTATTAGACATTCGACTTCTGATGTGGCGAAGCATTCATATATGATGCCCCCTCCTTCAAAGGTTCCGGAGAAGGCTTCCCATAAGCGAGACAAGTTGAGGAATTTATTGACAATGGAATGGAGCAGGGGAAGAGACCGGCCAGACTGA
- the LOC112177036 gene encoding uncharacterized protein LOC112177036 isoform X3, giving the protein MDSVELTYHMKGFLRAGVTVKELEPCDVGRLVSPELCSSSRSYKDVTVGSSKSESSKLDGQHRSYQGEDLSRHLHARGRNGFLLNHGIESVQLQRKSVKVSKTGSLPFKRPRLSQLEDSDSLTGVDGIKDMPDKLGSYLAKCNSAGLASFSSAAGGNNFFGVHGLKSDNHDVTKHVDDLPLNELLDGTYKHLSLGKDKGKKPVNVNDSFLHSIRKACSILQRPRSVQPQHNAELDSHSEMKMSSLPLGTAAVVANGVNGDKGESSITDLSSSNKVHDSCSRPDSPANPLDMPLSHPNYILERLDLPHHKDLESLLLDAMKPGLFSKSTPDPCSGKQMSRQASLPPFPWSNTSSWHCRSSSDTAKLSTSRGSCQGRWLKIERNTVTSLGIATSNFTDLESMTYDQSLVPSARLKMASSTDKISPTISVLPQCELDSSAPATCLNESYAVLDSGGKVNHSGNSNDEHCSNILDAAQILCGMATNPFIRNPDGILRWSKKPSHKAMKARKLKAVEKPDDVYGSSIAVSGSDNLTRRSMDRMLMLPPKKPKLSLSDDRKDYNNFSSVRKEPISWSTPRSSRSLPSKSGKESIGSIRHSTSDVAKHSYMMPPPSKVPEKASHKRDKLRNLLTMEWSRGRDRPD; this is encoded by the exons ATGGATTCGGTTGAATTGACTTATCACATGAAAGGATTTCTCAGAGCTGGAGTTACAGTCAAGGAGCTGGAGCCTTGTGACGTCGGCCGGCTTGTAAGCCCGGAGCTGTGCAGCTCATCTCGAAGTTATAAAG ATGTAACAGTTGGTTCTTCAAAGTCTGAATCATCTAAGCTTGACGGTCAGCATCGCAGCTATCAGGGTGAAGACTTGTCCAGGCACCTTCATGCCAGGGGCAGAAATGGGTTTTTGTTAAATCATGGCATTGAAAGTGTACAATTACAACGGAAATCAGTGAAGGTGTCAAAAACAGGTAGTTTGCCTTTTAAGAGACCACGACTCAGTCAACTAGAAGATTCAGATAGCTTAACTGGAGTTGATGGGATAAAGGACATGCCAGATAAGCTCGGCTCATATCTTGCAAAGTGCAATTCTGCAG GTTTGGCAAGCTTCAGTTCGGCTGCTGGAGGGAACAATTTCTTTG GAGTACATGGCCTTAAGTCAGATAATCATGATGTTacaaagcatgtagatgatctGCCACTGAATGAGCTTCTTGATGGCACATACAAACATCTCAGTTTGGGTAAGGACAAAGGAAAGAAACCAGTGAATGTTAACGATAGTTTTTTGCATTCAATTAGAaaggcttgttctatccttcAGCGCCCGAGGTCTGTTCAGCCCCAACATAATGCTGAACTAGATAGCCATTCCGAAATGAAAATGTCATCTTTGCCGTTAGGCACAGCTGCTGTTGTAGCTAATGGTGTTAATGGTGATAAAGGAGAATCATCCATAACAGATCTGTCTTCATCTAACAAG GTACATGATTCTTGTAGCAGGCCTGATAGTCCTGCTAATCCCCTTGATATGCCATTAAGTCATCCTAATTATATTTTGGAACGCTTGGATCTTCCTCATCACAAGGATTTGGAATCTTTGCTTCTGGATGCCATGAAGCCTGGTTTATTTTCAAAAAGTACTCCTGATCCATGCTCAGGCAAGCAAATGTCTCGGCAAGCAAGTTTGCCACCTTTCCCGTGGTCAAATACTTCTAGTTGGCATTGTAGAAGCAGTTCGGATACAGCAAAATTGTCTACAAGTAGGGGCTCATGTCAAGGCCGATGGCTAAAAATAGAGAGGAATACTGTTACTTCATTGGGAATTGCCACTAGTAATTTTACTGACTTGGAGTCAATGACTTATGATCAGAGTCTAGTTCCTTCCGCAAGACTGAAAATGGCTTCTTCAACAGATAAAATTTCCCCAACCATATCTGTTCTACCTCAGTGTGAGTTGGATTCATCAGCTCCTGCAACCTGTTTGAATGAATCATATGCTGTTTTAG ACTCGGGAGGGAAGGTGAATCACTCAGGAAATAGTAATG ATGAGCATTGTTCGAATATATTAGATGCTGCTCAAATACTTTGTGGCATGGCAACAAATCCCTTCATTCGAAATCCAGATGGAATCCTACGATGGTCAAAGAAGCCTTCACACAAGGCCATGAAAGCTCGCAAGTTGAAAGCAGTTGAGAAACCTGATGATGTATATGGATCATCAATTGCAGTATCTGGGTCTGACAATCTCACAAGAAGAAGCATGGACCGGATGCTGATGCTGCCCCCAAAGAAGCCCAAGCTCTCTTTGAGTGATGATAGAAAGGATTACAATAACTTCAGTAGCGTTAGGAAAGAACCAATAAGTTGGTCTACACCAAGATCAAGTAGGTCATTACCTAGCAAATCAGGTAAAGAATCAATTGGGAGTATTAGACATTCGACTTCTGATGTGGCGAAGCATTCATATATGATGCCCCCTCCTTCAAAGGTTCCGGAGAAGGCTTCCCATAAGCGAGACAAGTTGAGGAATTTATTGACAATGGAATGGAGCAGGGGAAGAGACCGGCCAGACTGA